Proteins from a genomic interval of Paenibacillus sp. FSL H8-0048:
- a CDS encoding ABC transporter ATP-binding protein, whose product MKNKQAPQKQGAAMKPFLKLLHETKPSYLLLALALGLSIISTLVGLVIPMFTKNLVDGFSLASVSKLQIAGIAGAFIAQTVAGGVSIYLLNAVGQKVVAGLRDRLWRKFLVLPVSYYNENRTGESVSRMTNDTGILKTLISEHLASLFTGLISIVGSVLVLFYLNWKMTLVLFTVLPLSALILVPLGRQMYKISKGTQDETASFTAVLSGVLSEIRLVKSSGAEQKEYEAGRQGIMNLLGFGIREGKISALISPLISFVFMMLLVVIIGYGGMLVSSGALTAGELVAFILYLIQIIMPLTQLTQFFTQLQKAKGASERIIETLEAEEEVYEGVEEAEGTEGPIAVEDLSFGYKAGEKVLSKVSFTMQPGQVTAIVGPSGGGKTTLFSLLERFYEPQSGVIRLDGKPAPVFSLKSWRKRIGYVSQESPLLAGTIAENLGYGLDREISQEELKRAAAMAYADGFIEELPDGYNTDVGERGVKLSGGQRQRIAIARALLRDPKILMLDEATSSLDSQSEAVVQKALGNLMQGRTTIVIAHRLATVVNADQIIFMEKGRITGKGTHEELLRDHELYREFAEQQLQLNTPELLSQEIEEGSTDYGQNIGSGRRSAYPRIGGSVPES is encoded by the coding sequence ATGAAAAACAAGCAAGCACCGCAGAAACAGGGGGCGGCCATGAAGCCGTTCCTGAAGCTGCTGCATGAAACCAAGCCATCTTACCTGCTGCTGGCGCTGGCCCTTGGCCTCAGCATCATTTCGACCCTCGTCGGTCTGGTGATTCCCATGTTCACGAAGAATCTGGTGGACGGCTTCTCGCTGGCTTCTGTCAGCAAGCTGCAGATTGCCGGCATTGCCGGAGCGTTCATTGCGCAGACCGTGGCCGGCGGAGTCTCGATTTACCTTTTGAATGCTGTCGGGCAAAAAGTCGTGGCCGGACTGCGTGACAGGCTGTGGCGCAAATTTCTGGTACTGCCCGTATCCTACTATAATGAGAACCGGACAGGCGAGAGCGTCAGCCGGATGACTAATGATACAGGAATTCTCAAGACACTGATCTCGGAGCATCTGGCCAGTCTGTTCACCGGTCTCATCTCTATTGTCGGCTCTGTCCTTGTGCTGTTCTATCTGAACTGGAAAATGACGCTGGTGCTGTTCACAGTCCTTCCGTTGTCGGCACTGATTCTGGTGCCGCTGGGACGGCAGATGTACAAGATCTCCAAGGGCACGCAGGACGAGACAGCCTCCTTCACCGCTGTGCTCAGCGGCGTGTTGTCCGAGATCCGGCTGGTGAAATCCTCGGGAGCGGAGCAGAAGGAGTATGAAGCCGGACGGCAAGGAATTATGAACCTGCTGGGCTTCGGAATTCGTGAGGGCAAAATCAGCGCCCTGATCAGCCCGCTGATCTCTTTCGTCTTCATGATGCTGCTGGTGGTTATTATCGGCTATGGCGGGATGCTGGTATCCTCCGGGGCGCTCACTGCCGGTGAACTGGTCGCCTTTATTCTGTATCTGATTCAGATTATTATGCCGCTGACACAGCTGACGCAATTCTTCACCCAGCTCCAGAAGGCCAAGGGTGCCTCCGAGCGGATCATTGAGACCCTTGAAGCAGAGGAAGAGGTATATGAAGGTGTGGAAGAGGCTGAGGGCACAGAGGGGCCAATTGCTGTGGAAGATCTCAGCTTCGGATACAAGGCGGGGGAGAAGGTCCTGAGCAAGGTAAGCTTCACTATGCAGCCGGGGCAGGTGACAGCCATTGTCGGGCCGAGCGGCGGCGGTAAAACAACTCTGTTCTCGCTGCTGGAACGGTTCTATGAGCCGCAGAGCGGAGTCATCCGGCTGGACGGCAAACCGGCACCCGTGTTCTCCCTGAAATCCTGGCGGAAGAGAATCGGTTATGTCTCACAGGAAAGTCCGCTGCTAGCCGGTACCATTGCCGAGAATCTAGGATATGGGCTGGACCGCGAGATCAGCCAGGAGGAGCTGAAGCGGGCTGCGGCCATGGCCTACGCTGACGGCTTCATTGAAGAGCTGCCGGACGGGTACAACACGGATGTCGGGGAGCGCGGGGTGAAGCTGTCCGGCGGACAGCGGCAGCGGATTGCCATCGCCAGAGCGCTGCTGCGCGATCCAAAGATTCTCATGCTGGATGAGGCTACCTCAAGCCTGGACAGCCAGTCGGAGGCTGTGGTGCAGAAGGCACTGGGCAATCTGATGCAGGGCCGGACCACGATTGTGATCGCCCACAGATTAGCTACGGTGGTGAACGCGGACCAGATTATTTTCATGGAGAAGGGCCGGATTACCGGCAAGGGCACGCATGAGGAGCTGCTGAGGGATCATGAGCTGTACCGTGAGTTCGCCGAGCAGCAGCTGCAGCTGAACACACCTGAGCTTCTGAGCCAAGAGATAGAGGAGGGTTCTACAGACTATGGTCAAAATATTGGTAGTGGACGACGATCCGCATATCCGCGAATTGGTGGGAGTGTTCCTGAGAGCTGA